The sequence below is a genomic window from Haemophilus pittmaniae.
ATATTTTAGCGCGCCGAGATCCAAGCTTAAAAGTTGTGATCTATCCAACCGCCGTTCAAGGGAAAGAGGCGACGGCTGAAATCGTGCAAATGATTGAGCTGGCAAATGCCCGCCAAGAGGTGGATGTATTAATCGTGGGGCGTGGCGGCGGTTCATTGGAAGACCTTTGGTGTTTTAATGAAGAAGATGTTGCCCGTGCTATTTTTCGTTCCAATTTGCCGATTGTTAGTGCGGTCGGACATGAAACTGACGTGACTATTGCGGATTTTGTAGCGGATCTGCGCGCGCCGACACCTTCGGCAGCAGCGGAGCTTGTTAGTCGTAATCAACAGGAATTGTTACAGCAGTTAGCATATAAGCAGCAACGCTTGGAAATGGCTTTAGATCGTATTTTTAGTCATCACCAACAGCGTTTGCAGCAGTTGCGTTTACGCCTGCAAAATCAACATCCGCAAAATCAGTTGGCAATACAAAATGCCAGAACCGAACAGCTTAATCATCGTTTAATACTTGCAATGCAGCGCCAACTGGAAAGTTCCCGGCAACAACTGACCGTGCTTGGTGCTCGTTTAACCCAAAGTCCGCTGCCTTATCGACTACAAAAACAATCACAATATTTAGCGCAGTTACAGGTGCGGTTAAATCTTGCAGGCAATCGTCAATTGACGGAGCGTCAAAACAGGTTAGCGGCATTATGTGGCAAATTAGATAGTTTAAGCCCATTAAAAGTATTGGCTCGCGGTTATTCTATTGCTGAGGATACACAAGGCCGGGCAATTGTAAGTAGCAAGCAGGTGGAAATAGGCGAAATCATTAAGACACGTTTGGCGGATGGCGAAATTATTAGTCGGGTGTGTGAACCTTAGATATGGTCGTTTGGTGAGAAAATCCATGATGCGTAATAAAGCATCATGGGTTTTATTTTTTTTGTGACCAAGTTCAAAATTTCAATAAAAAACGGGACTTTACGATTTTTTTGGGCCTCTTTAGCGGTATTATGCGACCGCAATATTGGGAGATTTATGATGTCTGAGATTCAACAGTTTAGTCAGCGTGATATTGAAATTTTGAATGAGGAGACCGTTTACAAAGGCTTTTTCACGCTTAAAAAAGTGCAGTTTAAACATAAACTTTTTGCCGGTGGCGAAAGTGGAGTCGTAACCCGCGAATTATTGGTGAAAGGTGCTGCATCCGCAGTGATTGCTTATGACCCGCAAGCGGATACAGTGGTATTGGTAGAACAGGTGCGTATCGGTGCTTATCAAGCCGATTCAGAACACTCACCTTGGTTACTAGAGCTTATTGCCGGGATGGTTGAAAAAGGTGAACAACCGGAAGAAGTGGCTTTACGAGAAAGCCAAGAGGAAGCAGGTGTAGAGGTTCGCAATTTAGCCCACTGCCTGAGTGTATGGGATAGTCCGGGGGGCGTATTGGAACGGATTCATTTGTTTGTAGGGCAGGTGGATAGTTCTCAGGCGAAAGGAATTCACGGACTGGCTGAAGAACATGAAGACATTCGTGTTCACGTAATAAAACGTGAGCAGGCGTATCAATGGATGTGCGAAGGGAAAATTGATAACAGCATTGCAGTGATGGGATTGCAATGGCTTCAATTGAATTATGCTCAATTACAGCAACAATGGCTGTAAGGGGGAGGTCTCTATGTTGAGTTCGTTTGTATATCAAACAGACAAGC
It includes:
- the xseA gene encoding exodeoxyribonuclease VII large subunit — translated: MSENIYSVSQLNSAARQMLEGNFSQIWLTGEISNFTQPVSGHWYLTLKDENAQVRGAMFRMKNLRVGFRPQNGMQVLVRANVSLYEPRGDYQLIIESMHPAGEGLLQQQFEALKMKLAAEGLFAQNLKKSLPHFAKAVGIVTSSTGAALQDILHILARRDPSLKVVIYPTAVQGKEATAEIVQMIELANARQEVDVLIVGRGGGSLEDLWCFNEEDVARAIFRSNLPIVSAVGHETDVTIADFVADLRAPTPSAAAELVSRNQQELLQQLAYKQQRLEMALDRIFSHHQQRLQQLRLRLQNQHPQNQLAIQNARTEQLNHRLILAMQRQLESSRQQLTVLGARLTQSPLPYRLQKQSQYLAQLQVRLNLAGNRQLTERQNRLAALCGKLDSLSPLKVLARGYSIAEDTQGRAIVSSKQVEIGEIIKTRLADGEIISRVCEP
- the nudF gene encoding ADP-ribose diphosphatase, coding for MSEIQQFSQRDIEILNEETVYKGFFTLKKVQFKHKLFAGGESGVVTRELLVKGAASAVIAYDPQADTVVLVEQVRIGAYQADSEHSPWLLELIAGMVEKGEQPEEVALRESQEEAGVEVRNLAHCLSVWDSPGGVLERIHLFVGQVDSSQAKGIHGLAEEHEDIRVHVIKREQAYQWMCEGKIDNSIAVMGLQWLQLNYAQLQQQWL